The proteins below come from a single Parazoarcus communis genomic window:
- a CDS encoding YbjN domain-containing protein: MKNVAAQTLAFSSLLLACASPSLAAMIDATDPSRIYEIARGFGSAELGRDGQGDPRIVGRIDGTKYGIYFYGCRKGKDCDDIQFSAGWSGTKVSLEKINRWNLEKRYGKAYLDRDGDPRLEMVVNIDYGVSTRNLEDSFNWWTKAMESFKEEVLQ; encoded by the coding sequence ATGAAGAACGTCGCGGCGCAGACACTGGCGTTTTCAAGCTTGCTCCTCGCCTGCGCAAGCCCATCGCTCGCCGCAATGATCGATGCAACCGATCCATCTCGCATCTATGAGATCGCCAGAGGTTTCGGCTCGGCCGAACTCGGCAGGGACGGGCAAGGCGACCCGCGCATCGTGGGGCGGATTGATGGCACCAAGTACGGCATCTATTTCTATGGGTGCAGGAAGGGCAAGGACTGCGACGATATCCAGTTCTCGGCGGGCTGGAGTGGCACCAAGGTGTCGCTCGAAAAGATCAACCGCTGGAACCTCGAGAAACGCTACGGCAAGGCCTATCTTGACCGCGATGGCGATCCGCGACTGGAGATGGTCGTGAATATCGACTACGGCGTCAGCACCAGAAATCTCGAAGACTCATTCAACTGGTGGACGAAGGCGATGGAGAGCTTCAAGGAAGAAGTACTCCAGTAA
- the ptsP gene encoding phosphoenolpyruvate--protein phosphotransferase — protein sequence MAFTLHGLPVSQGIAIGQVHLVSHALLEVNHYHVPPKHLADELARLDDALATVQGELIGLKASASSGASHNEVGAFVDLQLMMLADPMLIDAARKLIESRRCNTEWALVQQMELVVEQFRQIEDPYLRERQADVVQVVERLVKVLLGHPGHLPPKRRDGLGTVVVAHDLSPADTIGFRDHNISGFVTDVGGPTSHTAIVARSLSIPAVVGLHHIRDLVEDGELIIVDGTRGVAIVGPDETVVQEYRLRRSELELEKSKLNRLKDTRATTLDGEDVNLLANIEGPKDLPQVKAVGADGVGLYRTEFLFIGRDTLPDEDEQYEAYRAVLKAMPSKPVTIRTFDVGADKALNGSHGRNEPNPALGLRAVRYSLAEPKMFLTQLRALLRASAHGKLKIMVPMLAHAHEIDQCLTLIEKAKTELRAEKVKFNEAVPIGGMIEVPAAALSLGMFIRRLSFLSIGTNDLIQYTLAIDRSDESVVHLYDPLHPAVLKLISGTIQAGVRFGMPVSVCGEMAGDPAYTELLLGMGLRNFSMHPAHILGVKQQVLRADVGELAPRVQRILKMDEPARVREAVERLGS from the coding sequence ATGGCGTTTACGCTGCACGGACTGCCCGTCTCGCAAGGTATCGCCATCGGCCAGGTGCACCTCGTGTCTCACGCGCTGCTCGAGGTCAACCACTACCACGTTCCGCCAAAACACCTGGCCGACGAACTGGCACGTCTGGACGATGCGCTTGCCACCGTGCAGGGTGAACTCATCGGACTCAAGGCCTCGGCCAGCTCGGGGGCCAGTCACAACGAAGTGGGCGCTTTTGTCGATCTGCAGCTGATGATGCTGGCCGACCCGATGCTGATCGATGCCGCACGCAAGCTGATCGAGTCGCGACGCTGCAACACCGAGTGGGCGCTGGTCCAGCAGATGGAGCTGGTCGTCGAGCAGTTCCGCCAGATCGAGGACCCCTATCTGCGCGAGCGCCAGGCCGATGTCGTACAGGTGGTCGAACGCCTGGTTAAAGTCCTGCTCGGCCACCCCGGCCACCTGCCGCCCAAACGCCGCGACGGACTGGGCACCGTGGTCGTGGCGCACGACTTGTCTCCAGCCGACACGATCGGCTTCCGCGACCACAACATCTCGGGATTCGTCACCGATGTGGGCGGCCCGACCAGCCACACCGCGATTGTCGCGCGCAGCCTGTCCATTCCCGCAGTCGTTGGCCTGCACCATATTCGCGACCTCGTGGAAGACGGCGAGCTCATCATCGTCGATGGCACCCGTGGCGTCGCCATCGTCGGTCCCGACGAAACGGTCGTGCAGGAGTACCGCCTGCGCCGCTCCGAGCTCGAACTGGAAAAATCCAAGCTCAACCGGCTCAAGGACACGCGCGCCACGACGCTCGACGGCGAAGACGTCAATCTGCTTGCCAACATCGAAGGCCCGAAGGACCTGCCACAGGTGAAGGCTGTGGGCGCCGACGGCGTCGGCCTGTATCGAACGGAGTTTCTCTTCATCGGCCGCGACACCCTGCCCGACGAGGACGAGCAGTACGAAGCCTATCGCGCCGTACTCAAGGCCATGCCCAGCAAGCCGGTGACCATCCGCACCTTCGACGTCGGCGCCGACAAGGCGCTCAATGGCAGCCACGGCCGCAACGAACCCAACCCTGCCCTGGGCCTGCGCGCGGTGCGCTACTCGCTGGCCGAGCCGAAGATGTTCCTGACCCAGTTGCGTGCGCTGCTGCGCGCTTCCGCGCACGGCAAACTGAAGATCATGGTGCCGATGCTGGCGCATGCGCACGAAATCGACCAGTGCCTGACCCTGATCGAGAAGGCCAAGACCGAGCTGCGCGCCGAAAAGGTCAAGTTCAACGAAGCCGTGCCCATCGGCGGCATGATCGAGGTGCCCGCTGCCGCACTGTCGCTTGGCATGTTCATCCGCCGCCTGTCGTTTCTCTCGATCGGCACCAACGACCTCATCCAGTACACGCTCGCCATCGACCGCTCGGACGAGTCCGTCGTCCATCTCTACGACCCCCTGCATCCGGCAGTGCTCAAGCTCATCAGCGGCACGATACAGGCCGGAGTTCGCTTCGGCATGCCGGTCTCGGTGTGTGGCGAGATGGCAGGCGACCCGGCCTATACCGAACTGCTGCTCGGCATGGGACTGCGCAACTTCTCGATGCACCCGGCGCATATCCTCGGGGTCAAGCAGCAAGTGCTGCGGGCCGATGTGGGCGAGCTCGCACCGCGAGTTCAGCGCATTCTCAAGATGGACGAACCGGCGCGCGTACGCGAGGCCGTGGAGCGCCTCGGGAGCTGA
- a CDS encoding LysR family transcriptional regulator: MDIDLLRTFVEVHRLRHFGAAAESLHVTQAAVSARIKQLEALLGARLFDRTRRDVRITPEGHRFLHSADLIISEWRRARHIVGKDGVETPQLSIAGSLRLWDIFLQDGWLHALRRARPDIALTVETGAPEILISRLFDGLLDVVVMLEPPRIELMTETRLTQIDLFLVSTSPGQTATEALGKGYVMIDWGQAFEVEHRERFPEAPAPMTTVSNSAMALAYLKAIGGAAFLPGRVIQPEVDAGNLFVVKDTVPISRGVYGIYLNRNPKLPVILEALDVLNAGQRISVAGFGTADEILEDASQGHKPSSRIE; encoded by the coding sequence ATGGACATCGACCTCCTCCGCACCTTCGTGGAAGTTCATCGTCTGCGGCACTTCGGTGCGGCGGCGGAATCGCTGCACGTCACCCAGGCCGCAGTCAGTGCACGTATCAAACAGCTTGAGGCGTTGCTTGGCGCACGTCTGTTCGATCGCACACGTCGCGACGTGCGCATCACGCCTGAAGGCCATCGCTTCCTGCATTCGGCCGACCTGATCATCTCCGAGTGGCGTCGTGCGCGTCATATCGTCGGCAAGGATGGCGTCGAAACCCCGCAACTTTCCATCGCCGGCAGCCTGCGCCTGTGGGACATCTTTCTGCAGGATGGCTGGCTGCATGCGCTGCGCCGGGCGCGTCCCGACATCGCACTGACGGTTGAAACGGGTGCGCCCGAAATCCTGATCTCGCGGCTGTTCGACGGCTTGCTCGACGTTGTGGTCATGCTCGAACCCCCGCGCATCGAACTGATGACCGAAACCCGGCTGACACAAATTGATCTTTTTCTGGTGTCCACAAGTCCAGGGCAGACCGCCACCGAGGCCCTCGGCAAGGGTTACGTGATGATCGACTGGGGGCAGGCCTTCGAGGTCGAGCACCGTGAGCGCTTTCCCGAAGCACCGGCGCCAATGACCACCGTTTCGAACTCCGCCATGGCGCTGGCCTACCTGAAAGCCATCGGAGGCGCAGCCTTCCTGCCCGGCCGTGTCATCCAGCCCGAGGTCGACGCCGGCAACCTGTTTGTCGTTAAGGACACGGTGCCGATCAGCCGCGGCGTGTATGGCATCTATCTCAACCGCAACCCCAAACTGCCTGTCATTCTTGAGGCACTGGACGTTCTGAACGCAGGCCAGAGAATCTCGGTCGCCGGCTTCGGCACCGCGGACGAAATTCTCGAAGACGCGTCGCAGGGCCACAAGCCGTCGTCTCGGATAGAATAA
- a CDS encoding PTS sugar transporter subunit IIA, with product MIGIFLITHATLGESLIQCACHVLNKRPANIIQLGVSAQDDPLDLLPTARQMVSWADSGRGVVILTDIYGATPSNIATKLLKPGVVEGVAGVNLPMLLRVLTYREKDLSTLIQRAISGGCEGVMHMK from the coding sequence ATGATCGGTATCTTTCTCATCACTCATGCCACGCTGGGCGAATCGCTCATTCAGTGTGCCTGCCATGTGCTCAACAAGCGCCCTGCCAATATCATTCAGCTGGGCGTGTCCGCGCAGGACGACCCGCTCGACCTGCTGCCGACCGCGCGGCAGATGGTGTCCTGGGCGGACAGCGGTCGTGGCGTGGTGATACTGACCGACATCTACGGCGCAACGCCGTCCAATATCGCGACCAAGCTCCTGAAACCCGGCGTGGTCGAGGGCGTCGCGGGCGTGAATCTGCCCATGTTGCTGCGCGTCCTGACATACCGGGAAAAAGACCTTTCCACCCTCATACAGCGTGCCATCTCGGGCGGCTGCGAGGGGGTGATGCACATGAAGTAA
- a CDS encoding ArsR/SmtB family transcription factor, giving the protein MNIDVIIKALAHPVRREILQWLKAPEKHFAEQAHPLEVGVCAGMFERCGLSQSTVSTHLATLQNAGLVSTRRIGQWVFYKRNEETISTFLRQISDEL; this is encoded by the coding sequence ATGAACATCGACGTCATCATCAAGGCACTCGCACACCCTGTGCGGCGCGAAATCCTGCAGTGGCTGAAGGCGCCCGAAAAACACTTCGCCGAGCAAGCCCACCCCCTCGAAGTCGGGGTGTGTGCGGGCATGTTCGAGCGCTGCGGCTTGTCGCAATCCACGGTATCCACCCACCTCGCCACCCTGCAGAACGCCGGTCTGGTCAGCACGCGGCGCATCGGCCAGTGGGTGTTCTACAAACGCAACGAAGAAACGATCAGCACTTTCCTGCGCCAGATCAGCGACGAGCTCTAG
- a CDS encoding HPr family phosphocarrier protein, giving the protein MPKADVEIINKLGLHARASAKLTQLASGFGAEVWLERNGRRVNAKSIMGVMMLAAARGATISVETAGVDAENALEQIKALIADRFGEEE; this is encoded by the coding sequence ATGCCCAAAGCGGACGTGGAAATCATCAACAAACTTGGCCTGCATGCGCGCGCATCGGCCAAACTGACCCAACTGGCAAGCGGCTTCGGCGCCGAGGTCTGGCTGGAGCGGAACGGCCGCAGGGTCAATGCAAAGAGCATCATGGGCGTCATGATGCTCGCCGCTGCGCGGGGCGCGACGATCAGTGTCGAGACCGCCGGAGTCGACGCCGAGAACGCACTCGAACAGATCAAGGCACTGATTGCAGACCGCTTCGGCGAAGAGGAATAG
- a CDS encoding OmpA family protein: MKIELNKTNNSAPRLPTVFSRRSLSVIAGLLLVAGCAGMPKENAMLTDAREAYRSASADPRVVRSAAVELKSAEQSLREAESIMSQGGELDMVEHQAYLARQRVNIALEKGLQAKADEEVAAAQRVRSDAVIGARTDEAEAARVRARELEQQLAELKAKPTDRGMVLTLGDVLFDTGKAELKPGAMRTIDQLAAFMNRHPARTVLVEGHTDSVGSAAYNRKLSEQRADSVRYALLNRGIASTRIVVRGLGLDYPIANNATAEGRQTNRRVEVIISDESGRISERAR, translated from the coding sequence ATGAAAATTGAGCTGAACAAGACCAACAACAGTGCCCCGCGTCTGCCGACGGTGTTCTCACGACGCAGTCTGAGTGTGATTGCAGGGCTCCTGCTCGTCGCTGGCTGTGCCGGCATGCCCAAGGAAAACGCCATGCTGACCGATGCACGCGAGGCGTATCGCAGCGCAAGCGCTGACCCGCGGGTTGTGCGCAGCGCAGCGGTCGAGCTCAAGAGTGCGGAGCAGTCGCTGCGCGAGGCCGAGAGCATCATGAGCCAGGGCGGAGAGCTCGACATGGTCGAGCACCAGGCCTATCTCGCCCGCCAGCGCGTCAATATTGCGCTCGAGAAAGGACTGCAGGCGAAGGCTGATGAAGAAGTCGCCGCCGCTCAGCGTGTCCGCAGCGATGCGGTGATTGGGGCCAGAACGGACGAAGCCGAGGCCGCACGGGTCCGTGCCCGCGAACTTGAGCAGCAGTTGGCGGAACTGAAGGCAAAGCCGACCGATCGCGGCATGGTGCTGACCCTGGGCGACGTGTTGTTCGATACCGGCAAGGCCGAGCTCAAGCCGGGTGCGATGCGCACCATCGATCAGCTTGCCGCCTTCATGAACAGGCATCCGGCACGCACGGTGCTGGTCGAGGGGCATACGGACAGCGTGGGTTCGGCGGCCTATAACCGCAAGCTTTCCGAGCAGCGTGCAGATTCAGTCCGTTACGCCTTGTTGAACCGTGGCATTGCAAGCACGCGGATTGTGGTTCGTGGCCTGGGTCTCGATTACCCGATTGCGAATAACGCCACTGCAGAAGGGCGTCAGACCAACCGCCGGGTTGAGGTCATCATCTCCGACGAGTCCGGTCGCATCTCGGAACGCGCTCGCTAA
- a CDS encoding DUF4398 domain-containing protein, producing the protein MSLSVSKYRPLTVAASVLAVLFVTGCASKMGPPVAELSSAQSSLSQAESAGARTHAPLELLTAREKLSQAEAAMRSEDFERAKVLAEQAAVDARLAEARARTVRSQRAVTEVQESIETLRGELDRRPK; encoded by the coding sequence ATGAGCTTGAGCGTTTCGAAGTACCGCCCGCTGACCGTGGCTGCCAGTGTTCTGGCCGTTCTCTTTGTGACCGGGTGTGCAAGCAAGATGGGACCGCCGGTTGCCGAGCTGTCCTCCGCACAATCATCGCTTTCGCAGGCCGAGTCTGCCGGTGCGCGCACGCATGCGCCGCTGGAGTTGCTGACTGCCCGCGAAAAACTCTCGCAGGCCGAAGCGGCCATGCGCAGCGAAGACTTTGAGCGTGCCAAGGTACTAGCAGAGCAGGCCGCTGTCGATGCGCGTCTGGCAGAGGCCAGAGCCCGCACGGTGCGCTCGCAGCGTGCAGTCACTGAAGTGCAGGAGAGCATCGAGACCCTGCGTGGCGAACTGGATCGGAGGCCGAAATAA
- a CDS encoding alkene reductase — protein sequence MPTLFDPFTAGDIALSNRIVMAPLTRNRSPGAVPGTMTATYYAQRASAGLLITEATAITQQGQGYADVPGLYAPDQLAGWRRVTDAVHAEGGKIVVQMWHVGRISHASLQPAGGAPVAPSAITAKAKTYIVNADGSGEFVATSQPRALALDELAGIVEDYRRAARAAIDAGFDGVEVHAANGYLIDQFLRSGSNQRTDAYGGSIENRARLLVEVMEAITTEIGAGRTAIRISPVTPANDASDPDPQPLFDYVVRQLARWPLSYIHVIEGATGGARDFQQGDTPFDYAALRESYAEAGGAGAWMVNNGYDGTLAETVVADGRADLVAFGKPFIANPDLVRRLRERAQLNTPDTKTFYGGGEKGYLDYPTLP from the coding sequence ATGCCTACCCTGTTCGACCCATTTACCGCCGGCGACATCGCGCTTTCCAACCGTATCGTCATGGCCCCGCTGACCCGCAACCGCTCACCCGGCGCAGTTCCCGGCACGATGACCGCCACCTACTACGCACAGCGCGCCAGCGCCGGCCTGCTCATCACCGAGGCGACAGCCATCACGCAGCAGGGCCAGGGCTATGCCGATGTGCCCGGCCTGTATGCGCCCGATCAGCTGGCCGGCTGGCGTCGCGTCACCGATGCGGTCCATGCCGAAGGCGGAAAAATCGTGGTGCAGATGTGGCACGTCGGACGCATTTCCCACGCCTCGCTGCAGCCCGCTGGCGGTGCGCCGGTCGCCCCCTCTGCGATCACGGCCAAAGCCAAGACCTATATCGTGAATGCGGATGGCAGCGGCGAGTTCGTTGCCACCTCTCAACCACGGGCGCTGGCGCTGGACGAGCTGGCTGGCATCGTTGAAGACTATCGGCGCGCGGCCCGCGCTGCGATCGATGCCGGCTTTGACGGAGTCGAGGTGCATGCTGCGAACGGCTATCTCATCGATCAGTTCCTGCGTTCCGGCAGCAATCAGCGCACCGACGCTTACGGCGGCAGCATCGAGAACCGCGCACGCCTGCTGGTTGAAGTCATGGAAGCGATCACCACCGAAATCGGCGCCGGCCGCACGGCCATTCGCATCTCGCCGGTCACGCCCGCCAACGACGCATCGGATCCCGATCCTCAGCCGCTGTTCGACTATGTGGTGCGACAGCTCGCAAGATGGCCGCTGTCCTACATTCACGTGATCGAGGGCGCCACCGGTGGCGCGCGTGATTTCCAGCAAGGCGACACGCCCTTCGACTACGCGGCCCTGCGCGAATCCTATGCCGAGGCTGGTGGCGCTGGCGCATGGATGGTGAATAACGGTTACGACGGCACGCTGGCAGAAACGGTCGTGGCCGATGGCCGCGCCGATCTGGTCGCCTTCGGCAAGCCCTTCATCGCCAACCCCGACCTTGTGCGCCGCCTGCGCGAACGCGCGCAGCTCAACACGCCGGACACGAAGACCTTCTATGGCGGTGGGGAAAAAGGCTACCTGGACTACCCGACGCTGCCCTGA
- a CDS encoding cobyrinate a,c-diamide synthase, producing the protein MTDTITSRHCPALFIAAPASGQGKTTVTAALARMHSRLGRKVRVFKSGPDFLDPQIHAVASAAAVYNVDLGMCGEDDIARRLYDAAGEADLILVEGVMGLYDGSPSGADIACRFGLPVMAVIDARAMAQTFGALAHGLATYRAGLPFAGVLANHVGSPRHAGMLEASLPGGMRWFGALMRDADAALPERHLGLMQAAEIEDLDARLDRLADSLAQTGAADLPPAVAFTAAPSAPVAPVLAGHTVAIARDAAYGFIYSANLDSLRALGAELAFFSPLAGDGLPACDAVWLPGGYPELHGERLAANRGFWQALHAHVDAGRPVLAECGGMMSLFETVVDKAEEAHAFGGLLPGRAVMQKRLAALGLQIAELPEGRLAGHTFHYSKSETPLQPLIRAHTPDGREGEAIYRRARLTASYVHLYFPSNPAAVGRLFARADGLR; encoded by the coding sequence ATGACCGATACCATTACGTCCCGCCATTGTCCGGCGCTATTCATCGCTGCCCCGGCCTCCGGCCAGGGCAAGACCACTGTCACGGCGGCGCTTGCGCGCATGCACAGCCGCCTTGGGCGCAAGGTACGGGTGTTCAAGTCGGGGCCTGACTTCCTTGATCCGCAGATTCATGCCGTGGCCAGCGCTGCGGCTGTGTACAACGTCGATCTCGGCATGTGCGGCGAGGACGACATCGCACGGCGTTTGTACGACGCGGCGGGTGAGGCCGATCTGATCCTGGTCGAGGGCGTCATGGGGCTGTACGACGGCTCGCCCTCGGGTGCGGACATTGCCTGCCGCTTCGGACTGCCCGTCATGGCCGTGATCGATGCCCGCGCGATGGCGCAGACCTTTGGCGCGCTGGCGCATGGGCTGGCGACCTACCGCGCAGGCCTGCCATTTGCCGGCGTACTCGCCAACCATGTCGGCAGCCCGCGCCACGCCGGAATGCTTGAGGCGTCCTTGCCCGGGGGCATGCGCTGGTTCGGCGCGCTCATGCGCGATGCCGATGCGGCCCTGCCCGAGCGCCACCTCGGACTGATGCAGGCGGCGGAGATCGAAGATCTCGATGCCCGATTGGATCGTCTGGCCGACAGCCTGGCGCAGACTGGCGCAGCGGACCTGCCGCCTGCCGTCGCCTTCACCGCTGCGCCCTCAGCCCCCGTGGCGCCGGTCCTTGCCGGGCATACGGTCGCGATCGCGCGCGATGCGGCCTACGGTTTCATCTATTCGGCCAATCTGGATAGCTTGCGCGCGCTGGGTGCCGAGCTCGCCTTCTTTTCTCCGCTCGCGGGCGACGGGCTACCTGCCTGCGATGCTGTGTGGCTGCCGGGTGGATACCCGGAACTGCATGGCGAGCGCCTCGCGGCCAATCGAGGGTTCTGGCAGGCGCTGCACGCACATGTCGATGCCGGCCGCCCGGTGCTGGCCGAGTGCGGTGGCATGATGAGTCTGTTCGAAACCGTGGTCGACAAGGCGGAGGAGGCGCACGCCTTCGGTGGGCTGCTGCCGGGGCGCGCCGTGATGCAGAAACGGCTTGCCGCACTCGGCCTGCAGATTGCCGAATTGCCCGAGGGCAGGCTGGCCGGGCACACCTTCCACTATTCAAAGAGCGAAACCCCGCTGCAGCCCCTGATTCGTGCGCACACGCCGGACGGGCGCGAGGGCGAGGCGATCTACCGTCGTGCCCGGCTGACCGCCTCGTACGTGCATCTGTACTTCCCGTCCAACCCGGCGGCGGTCGGGCGTCTGTTCGCCCGCGCTGACGGCCTCCGCTAA
- the cobA gene encoding uroporphyrinogen-III C-methyltransferase, with the protein MSVPVMPGARAGAQPGHVYLVGAGPGDPELLTLRGARLVGGADVVVFDNLVSPAIVALAPAAAERIYVGKKAADHTLPQDEINRLLVTLAQAGKRVVRLKGGDPFIFGRGGEEMEVLVEAGITVEVVPGVTAAAGIAAYAGIPLTHRDHAQSVIFTTGFLKNGALDLDWPMLARPGQTLVIYMGISRLAEICDQLVAHGLQADTPAGVIERGTTDAQRVVTADLATLTERVQAAGIRPPALTVVGGVVGLYPRLAWFTPQGAADTPHPPHAGCAVVHPATPDGER; encoded by the coding sequence ATGAGTGTGCCCGTCATGCCTGGCGCGAGAGCCGGCGCCCAGCCCGGCCATGTGTATCTGGTCGGGGCCGGTCCCGGTGACCCGGAACTGCTGACGCTGCGCGGTGCGCGCCTGGTCGGGGGCGCCGATGTGGTGGTCTTCGACAACCTTGTCAGCCCCGCAATCGTCGCTCTGGCGCCTGCGGCGGCAGAGCGCATCTATGTCGGCAAGAAGGCCGCCGATCACACCCTGCCGCAGGACGAAATCAACCGCTTGCTGGTGACGCTGGCTCAGGCGGGAAAGCGGGTGGTGCGGCTGAAGGGCGGTGACCCCTTCATCTTCGGGCGCGGCGGTGAAGAGATGGAGGTGCTGGTCGAGGCCGGCATTACCGTCGAGGTGGTGCCGGGCGTCACGGCTGCTGCCGGCATTGCGGCGTATGCAGGTATTCCGCTGACCCACCGCGATCATGCGCAATCGGTGATCTTCACCACCGGTTTTCTCAAGAATGGCGCGCTCGATCTGGACTGGCCGATGCTTGCGCGCCCGGGGCAGACGCTGGTGATCTACATGGGCATCTCGCGCCTGGCCGAGATCTGTGACCAGCTCGTCGCTCATGGCCTGCAGGCGGACACGCCAGCCGGGGTGATAGAGCGCGGCACGACCGATGCCCAGCGCGTGGTAACGGCCGATCTTGCGACGCTGACCGAGCGGGTGCAGGCGGCCGGCATCCGCCCGCCAGCGCTGACCGTGGTCGGCGGAGTGGTCGGGCTCTACCCGCGTCTGGCATGGTTCACCCCGCAGGGTGCAGCGGATACACCCCATCCCCCGCACGCAGGCTGCGCGGTGGTGCATCCCGCAACGCCCGACGGCGAGCGCTAG
- a CDS encoding DUF47 domain-containing protein has translation MTEPTRSIVFRVLDRIFPKAPDFHRLLTEQALQVVHTVTLLVQFMEQATPAVAKQIKADEHAADRLKIHNLHTLNEAFSTPFDREDIYRAIMDLDEVVNYCKSTVNEMDVLGVGPDPYTMEMARALQQGVKALATGFSVLAKQPALSAECADVGRKAERKVEKLYRKALAELFQGEDYLNMFKRREIYRHLSNAADRMAHCSNTLHDIVVKTC, from the coding sequence ATGACAGAACCGACACGCTCCATCGTTTTTCGGGTGCTCGACCGCATCTTTCCAAAGGCGCCGGACTTTCATCGGCTGCTCACCGAACAGGCGCTGCAGGTGGTACATACCGTCACCCTGCTGGTGCAGTTCATGGAGCAGGCGACCCCCGCGGTCGCCAAACAGATCAAGGCCGATGAGCATGCTGCCGACCGCCTCAAGATTCACAATCTGCATACCCTGAACGAAGCGTTCTCCACGCCGTTCGACCGGGAGGACATTTACCGCGCGATCATGGATCTCGACGAGGTGGTGAATTACTGCAAGAGCACCGTCAACGAGATGGACGTGCTCGGCGTCGGGCCTGACCCTTACACGATGGAGATGGCGCGGGCCTTGCAGCAGGGGGTGAAGGCGCTGGCGACAGGCTTCTCAGTGCTGGCCAAACAGCCCGCACTGAGTGCGGAGTGCGCCGACGTCGGGCGCAAGGCTGAGCGCAAGGTTGAAAAGCTCTACCGCAAGGCGCTCGCGGAACTATTTCAGGGTGAGGACTACCTGAACATGTTCAAACGGCGTGAAATCTACCGCCACCTTTCGAACGCGGCGGACCGCATGGCGCATTGTTCGAACACGCTGCACGACATTGTCGTCAAGACTTGTTGA
- a CDS encoding inorganic phosphate transporter, with product MDLVLVITVCAVATVLLFDYTNGFHDAANVVATVIASRAMSPAQAVSVVAVFEFLGPLLGGTAVANTIGGFVDLAGVPVMLSLGVLLAGLIGAIGWNLLTWWKGIPSSSSHALVGGLVGAVVSSAGVDHVVWGFSALAEGHLSGVTKVLLALVLSPLLGFFVGYLIHRFLSLLFRAARPTLNRHLRLSQYVTTAGLAFAHGANDAQKSMGILTLVLLLGGFIPSFDVPLWVMLVCAIAMTAGVLTGGWRIVRTLGFAVYKVRPLHALDSQLTSAAVILSASLVGAPVSTSHVVASSIMGIGASERPRSVRWGKAGEIVATWVITIPASAAAGAMVLLLLRPLLY from the coding sequence GTGGACCTTGTCCTCGTTATTACCGTGTGCGCCGTTGCGACCGTCCTGCTGTTCGACTACACGAATGGCTTTCATGATGCTGCAAACGTCGTCGCCACCGTCATTGCCTCGCGTGCGATGAGCCCGGCGCAGGCCGTATCGGTGGTCGCAGTCTTCGAGTTTCTCGGACCCCTGCTCGGGGGGACGGCAGTGGCCAACACGATTGGCGGTTTCGTTGATCTTGCGGGCGTGCCGGTCATGTTGTCTCTTGGGGTCTTGCTGGCCGGCTTGATCGGCGCCATTGGGTGGAACCTGCTGACCTGGTGGAAAGGCATCCCGTCTTCTTCGTCCCATGCGCTGGTTGGCGGGCTTGTCGGTGCGGTTGTGAGCTCGGCGGGTGTCGATCACGTGGTGTGGGGGTTTTCGGCGCTGGCTGAGGGCCATCTTTCGGGGGTGACCAAGGTCTTGCTGGCGCTGGTCCTGTCTCCACTGCTTGGTTTTTTTGTTGGCTACCTGATACACCGTTTTCTGTCCTTGCTGTTCCGCGCGGCACGACCGACCCTCAACCGCCATCTGCGGCTGTCCCAGTATGTGACCACCGCCGGACTGGCGTTTGCGCACGGGGCGAACGATGCGCAGAAGAGCATGGGCATTCTCACGCTGGTACTCTTGCTCGGCGGTTTCATTCCGAGCTTCGACGTGCCGCTCTGGGTCATGCTCGTGTGCGCCATCGCGATGACGGCAGGCGTGCTGACGGGCGGCTGGCGCATCGTGCGCACGCTCGGGTTCGCGGTGTACAAGGTGCGACCGCTGCATGCGCTCGATTCGCAACTCACCTCGGCCGCGGTCATCCTCTCCGCCTCGCTTGTGGGGGCGCCGGTATCGACAAGCCATGTCGTGGCCAGTTCGATCATGGGGATCGGCGCGTCCGAACGTCCGCGCAGCGTGCGCTGGGGCAAGGCGGGCGAGATCGTCGCGACCTGGGTGATCACGATTCCGGCCTCGGCGGCAGCCGGTGCCATGGTGCTGCTGCTGCTGCGCCCCTTGCTTTATTGA